The Mustela erminea isolate mMusErm1 chromosome 18, mMusErm1.Pri, whole genome shotgun sequence genome has a window encoding:
- the PIK3R5 gene encoding phosphoinositide 3-kinase regulatory subunit 5 isoform X1, whose amino-acid sequence MQPGATTCTEDRIQHALDRCLHGLSLSRCSTSWSAGLCLNCWSLQELVSRDPGHFLILLEQILQKTREVQEKGTYDLLAPLALLFYSTVLCTPHFPPDSDLLLKAARTYHRFLTWPVPYCSISQELLTFIDAELKAPGITYQRLVRAEQGLPIRSHRSSTVTVLLLNPVEVQAEFLAVANKLSTPGHSPHSAYTTLLLHAFQATFGAHCDLPGLHGQLQSKSLAELEDIFTETAEAQELASGIGDAVEARQWLRARLQAVGEKAGFPSVLDTAKPGQLRTIPIPVARCHTYSWNQDSFDILQEILLKEQELLQPGILGDDEQEEEEEEEEEEDLETDGHGAQRDSLLSTSSSVFHDSTLSLASSQASGPTLSRQLLTSFVSGLSDAVDSGYVEDSEESCSELPKRPGSQERRGHRRPGHKFNRIYKLFKSTGQLVLRRDSRGLEGGSDSGLPLRRAGSLCSPLDGPAPPPARAQRSRSLPQPKLSAQLPSWLLAPASRHQRRRPFLSGDEDPKASTLRVVVFGSDRISGKVARAYSNLRQLENNRPLLTRFFKLQFFYVPVKRGHGASACPAPASQTPPLPTDSPKHPSPAELESTNDISHYLGMLDPWYERNVLGLMHLPPEVLCQQQSLKAESQPLEGSSAQLPILADMLLYYCRFAARPVLLQVYQTELTFITGEKMTEIFIHSLELGHSAAMRAIKASGPGSKRLGIDGDREAVPLTLQIIYSKGAISGRSRWSNMEKVCTSVNLSKACRKQEELDSSMETLTLNLTEVVKRQNPKSKKGFNQISTSQIKVDKVQIIGSNCCPFAVCLDQDERKILQSVVRCEVSPCYKPEKSSLHAQPQRSPDLPSQAAPDLCSLLCLPIMTFSGALP is encoded by the exons ATGCAGCCAGGGGCCACGACGTGCACGGAGGACCGCATCCAGCATGCCCTGGACCGCTGCCTGCATGGGCTCAGCCTCAGCCGCTGCTCCACCTCCTGGTCAG CTGGCCTGTGTCTCAACTGCTGGAGCCTGCAGGAGCTGGTCAGCAGGGACCCGGGCCACTTCCTCATCCTCCTGGAGCAGATCCTGCAGAAAACCCGAGAG GTCCAAGAGAAGGGCACTTATGACCTTCTCGCGCCCTTGGCCCTTCTCTTCTATTCAACTGTCCTCTGT ACACCACACTTCCCACCTGATTCGGATCTCCTTCTGAAAGCAGCCAGGACCTACCACCGCTTCCTGACCTGGCCCGTTCCCTACTGCAGCATCTCCCAGGAGCTGCTCACCTTCATCGACGCTGAGCTCAAGGCCCCGG GAATCACCTACCAGCGGCTGGTGAGGGCCGAGCAAGGCCTGCCCATTAGAAGTCACCGCAGCTCTACTGT CACCGTGCTGTTGCTGAACCCGGTGGAGGTACAGGCGGAGTTCCTTGCTGTGGCCAACAAGTTGAGCACGCCCGGGCACTCGCCCCACAGCGCCTACACCACCCTGCTCCTGCACGCCTTCCAGGCCACCTTTGGGGCCCACTGTGACCTCCCGGGGCTGCACGGCCAGCTGCAG TCCAAGAGCCTGGCCGAGCTTGAAGACATCTTCACGGAGACCGCGGAGGCCCAGGAGCTAGCTTCTGGCATCGGGGATGCAGTCGAGGCCAGGCAGTGGCTCCGGGCCAGgctgcaggcagtgggagagaaagcTGGCTTCCCCAGCGTCTTAG ATACTGCCAAACCTGGTCAGCTCCGGACCATCCCCATCCCTGTCGCCAGATGTCACACGTACAGCTGGAACCAGGACAGCTTTG ACATCCTGCAGGAAATCCTGCTCAAGGAACAGGAACTGCTACAGCCAGGGATCCTGGGGGAcgatgagcaggaggaggaggaggaagaggaggaggaggaggacttggAAACGGACGGGCATGGTGCTCAGAGGGATTCCCTGCTCTCCACCAGCTCCTCGGTCTTCCACGACTCCACCCTGTCCCTTGCCTCGTCCCAGGCCTCAGGGCCCACCCTGTCCCGCCAGCTGCTGACCTCCTTCGTCTCCGGCCTCTCGGACGCCGTGGACAGCGGTTACGTGGAGGACAGCGAGGAGAGCTGCTCCGAGCTGCCCAAGAGGCCGGGCAGCCAGGAGCGCCGCGGCCACCGCAGGCCCGGGCACAAGTTCAACCGGATCTATAAACTCTTCAAGAGCACTGGCCAGCTGGTGCTGCGGAGGGACTCCCGGGGCCTGGAGGGGGGTTCGGACTCGGGCCTGCCGCTGCGGCGGGCGGGGAGCCTCTGCAGCCCCCTGGACGGCCCGGCACCGCCCCCCGCGCGGGCCCAGCGCTCCCGCTCGCTGCCGCAGCCCAAGCTCAGTGCGCAGCTGCCCAGCTGGCTCCTGGCCCCCGCCTCGCGCCACCAGCGCCGCCGCCCCTTCCTGAGCGGGGACGAGGACCCCAAGGCGTCCACGCTCCGCGTTGTGGTCTTCGGCTCGGATCGGATTTCGGGGAAGGTGGCTCGGGCCTACAGCAACCTGCG GCAGCTGGAGAACAACCGCCCGCTCCTCACACGGTTCTTCAAGCTCCAGTTCTTCTACGTGCCCGTGAAGCGAGGCCATGGGGCCAgcgcctgccctgcccctgccagccAGACGCCCCCACTCCCCACAGACTCCCCGAAGCACCCCAGCCCTGCG GAGCTGGAGAGCACCAATGACATCTCCCACTACCTCGGCATGCTCGACCCCTGGTATGAGCGCAACGTGCTGGGCCTCATGCACCTGCCCCCCGAAGTCCTGTGCCAG cagcagTCTCTTAAAGCGGAATCCCAGCCCCTGGAGGGCTCCTCGGCCCAGCTGCCCATCCTGGCGGACATGCTGCTCTATTACTGTCGCTTCGCCGCCCGGCCGGTACTGCTGCAGGTCTACCAGACAGAG CTGACCTTCATCACGGGGGAGAAGATGACCGAGATCTTCATCCACTCCCTGGAGCTGGGTCACTCTGCCGCCATGCGTGCCATCAAGGCTTCGG GTCCTGGCAGCAAGCGTCTGGGCATTGATGGGGACCGCGAGGCCGTCCCTCTAACACTACAGATTATTTATAGCAAG GGGGCCATCAGTGGCCGAAGCCGCTGGAGTAACATGGAGAAGGTGTGTACCTCGGTTAATCTCAGCAAGGCctgcaggaagcaggaggagctAG acTCCAGCATGGAGACCCTGACGCTAAACCTGACGGAGGTGGTGAAAAGGCAGAACCCCAAGTCCAAGAAGGGCTTCAACCAG ATTAGCACGTCACAGATCAAAGTGGACAAGGTGCAGATCATCGGCTCCAACTGCTGCCCCTTCGCTGTGTGCCTGGACCAGGATGAGAGGAAGATCCTGCAGAGTGTGGTCCG GTGTGAGGTCTCCCCGTGCTACAAGCCAGAGAAGAGCAGCCTCCACGCCCAACCCCAGCGGTCCCCTGACCTGCCGTCCCAGGCCGCACCGgacctctgctccctcctctgcctgcccatcATGACCTTCAGCGGAGCTCTGCCCTAG
- the PIK3R5 gene encoding phosphoinositide 3-kinase regulatory subunit 5 isoform X2, whose translation MQPGATTCTEDRIQHALDRCLHGLSLSRCSTSWSAGLCLNCWSLQELVSRDPGHFLILLEQILQKTREVQEKGTYDLLAPLALLFYSTVLCTPHFPPDSDLLLKAARTYHRFLTWPVPYCSISQELLTFIDAELKAPGITYQRLVRAEQGLPIRSHRSSTVTVLLLNPVEVQAEFLAVANKLSTPGHSPHSAYTTLLLHAFQATFGAHCDLPGLHGQLQSKSLAELEDIFTETAEAQELASGIGDAVEARQWLRARLQAVGEKAGFPSVLDTAKPGQLRTIPIPVARCHTYSWNQDSFDILQEILLKEQELLQPGILGDDEQEEEEEEEEEEDLETDGHGAQRDSLLSTSSSVFHDSTLSLASSQASGPTLSRQLLTSFVSGLSDAVDSGYVEDSEESCSELPKRPGSQERRGHRRPGHKFNRIYKLFKSTGQLVLRRDSRGLEGGSDSGLPLRRAGSLCSPLDGPAPPPARAQRSRSLPQPKLSAQLPSWLLAPASRHQRRRPFLSGDEDPKASTLRVVVFGSDRISGKVARAYSNLRQLENNRPLLTRFFKLQFFYVPVKRGHGASACPAPASQTPPLPTDSPKHPSPAELESTNDISHYLGMLDPWYERNVLGLMHLPPEVLCQQSLKAESQPLEGSSAQLPILADMLLYYCRFAARPVLLQVYQTELTFITGEKMTEIFIHSLELGHSAAMRAIKASGPGSKRLGIDGDREAVPLTLQIIYSKGAISGRSRWSNMEKVCTSVNLSKACRKQEELDSSMETLTLNLTEVVKRQNPKSKKGFNQISTSQIKVDKVQIIGSNCCPFAVCLDQDERKILQSVVRCEVSPCYKPEKSSLHAQPQRSPDLPSQAAPDLCSLLCLPIMTFSGALP comes from the exons ATGCAGCCAGGGGCCACGACGTGCACGGAGGACCGCATCCAGCATGCCCTGGACCGCTGCCTGCATGGGCTCAGCCTCAGCCGCTGCTCCACCTCCTGGTCAG CTGGCCTGTGTCTCAACTGCTGGAGCCTGCAGGAGCTGGTCAGCAGGGACCCGGGCCACTTCCTCATCCTCCTGGAGCAGATCCTGCAGAAAACCCGAGAG GTCCAAGAGAAGGGCACTTATGACCTTCTCGCGCCCTTGGCCCTTCTCTTCTATTCAACTGTCCTCTGT ACACCACACTTCCCACCTGATTCGGATCTCCTTCTGAAAGCAGCCAGGACCTACCACCGCTTCCTGACCTGGCCCGTTCCCTACTGCAGCATCTCCCAGGAGCTGCTCACCTTCATCGACGCTGAGCTCAAGGCCCCGG GAATCACCTACCAGCGGCTGGTGAGGGCCGAGCAAGGCCTGCCCATTAGAAGTCACCGCAGCTCTACTGT CACCGTGCTGTTGCTGAACCCGGTGGAGGTACAGGCGGAGTTCCTTGCTGTGGCCAACAAGTTGAGCACGCCCGGGCACTCGCCCCACAGCGCCTACACCACCCTGCTCCTGCACGCCTTCCAGGCCACCTTTGGGGCCCACTGTGACCTCCCGGGGCTGCACGGCCAGCTGCAG TCCAAGAGCCTGGCCGAGCTTGAAGACATCTTCACGGAGACCGCGGAGGCCCAGGAGCTAGCTTCTGGCATCGGGGATGCAGTCGAGGCCAGGCAGTGGCTCCGGGCCAGgctgcaggcagtgggagagaaagcTGGCTTCCCCAGCGTCTTAG ATACTGCCAAACCTGGTCAGCTCCGGACCATCCCCATCCCTGTCGCCAGATGTCACACGTACAGCTGGAACCAGGACAGCTTTG ACATCCTGCAGGAAATCCTGCTCAAGGAACAGGAACTGCTACAGCCAGGGATCCTGGGGGAcgatgagcaggaggaggaggaggaagaggaggaggaggaggacttggAAACGGACGGGCATGGTGCTCAGAGGGATTCCCTGCTCTCCACCAGCTCCTCGGTCTTCCACGACTCCACCCTGTCCCTTGCCTCGTCCCAGGCCTCAGGGCCCACCCTGTCCCGCCAGCTGCTGACCTCCTTCGTCTCCGGCCTCTCGGACGCCGTGGACAGCGGTTACGTGGAGGACAGCGAGGAGAGCTGCTCCGAGCTGCCCAAGAGGCCGGGCAGCCAGGAGCGCCGCGGCCACCGCAGGCCCGGGCACAAGTTCAACCGGATCTATAAACTCTTCAAGAGCACTGGCCAGCTGGTGCTGCGGAGGGACTCCCGGGGCCTGGAGGGGGGTTCGGACTCGGGCCTGCCGCTGCGGCGGGCGGGGAGCCTCTGCAGCCCCCTGGACGGCCCGGCACCGCCCCCCGCGCGGGCCCAGCGCTCCCGCTCGCTGCCGCAGCCCAAGCTCAGTGCGCAGCTGCCCAGCTGGCTCCTGGCCCCCGCCTCGCGCCACCAGCGCCGCCGCCCCTTCCTGAGCGGGGACGAGGACCCCAAGGCGTCCACGCTCCGCGTTGTGGTCTTCGGCTCGGATCGGATTTCGGGGAAGGTGGCTCGGGCCTACAGCAACCTGCG GCAGCTGGAGAACAACCGCCCGCTCCTCACACGGTTCTTCAAGCTCCAGTTCTTCTACGTGCCCGTGAAGCGAGGCCATGGGGCCAgcgcctgccctgcccctgccagccAGACGCCCCCACTCCCCACAGACTCCCCGAAGCACCCCAGCCCTGCG GAGCTGGAGAGCACCAATGACATCTCCCACTACCTCGGCATGCTCGACCCCTGGTATGAGCGCAACGTGCTGGGCCTCATGCACCTGCCCCCCGAAGTCCTGTGCCAG cagTCTCTTAAAGCGGAATCCCAGCCCCTGGAGGGCTCCTCGGCCCAGCTGCCCATCCTGGCGGACATGCTGCTCTATTACTGTCGCTTCGCCGCCCGGCCGGTACTGCTGCAGGTCTACCAGACAGAG CTGACCTTCATCACGGGGGAGAAGATGACCGAGATCTTCATCCACTCCCTGGAGCTGGGTCACTCTGCCGCCATGCGTGCCATCAAGGCTTCGG GTCCTGGCAGCAAGCGTCTGGGCATTGATGGGGACCGCGAGGCCGTCCCTCTAACACTACAGATTATTTATAGCAAG GGGGCCATCAGTGGCCGAAGCCGCTGGAGTAACATGGAGAAGGTGTGTACCTCGGTTAATCTCAGCAAGGCctgcaggaagcaggaggagctAG acTCCAGCATGGAGACCCTGACGCTAAACCTGACGGAGGTGGTGAAAAGGCAGAACCCCAAGTCCAAGAAGGGCTTCAACCAG ATTAGCACGTCACAGATCAAAGTGGACAAGGTGCAGATCATCGGCTCCAACTGCTGCCCCTTCGCTGTGTGCCTGGACCAGGATGAGAGGAAGATCCTGCAGAGTGTGGTCCG GTGTGAGGTCTCCCCGTGCTACAAGCCAGAGAAGAGCAGCCTCCACGCCCAACCCCAGCGGTCCCCTGACCTGCCGTCCCAGGCCGCACCGgacctctgctccctcctctgcctgcccatcATGACCTTCAGCGGAGCTCTGCCCTAG
- the PIK3R5 gene encoding phosphoinositide 3-kinase regulatory subunit 5 isoform X3: MQPGATTCTEDRIQHALDRCLHGLSLSRCSTSWSAGLCLNCWSLQELVSRDPGHFLILLEQILQKTREVQEKGTYDLLAPLALLFYSTVLCTPHFPPDSDLLLKAARTYHRFLTWPVPYCSISQELLTFIDAELKAPGITYQRLVRAEQGLPIRSHRSSTVTVLLLNPVEVQAEFLAVANKLSTPGHSPHSAYTTLLLHAFQATFGAHCDLPGLHGQLQSKSLAELEDIFTETAEAQELASGIGDAVEARQWLRARLQAVGEKAGFPSVLDTAKPGQLRTIPIPVARCHTYSWNQDSFDILQEILLKEQELLQPGILGDDEQEEEEEEEEEEDLETDGHGAQRDSLLSTSSSVFHDSTLSLASSQASGPTLSRQLLTSFVSGLSDAVDSGYVEDSEESCSELPKRPGSQERRGHRRPGHKFNRIYKLFKSTGQLVLRRDSRGLEGGSDSGLPLRRAGSLCSPLDGPAPPPARAQRSRSLPQPKLSAQLPSWLLAPASRHQRRRPFLSGDEDPKASTLRVVVFGSDRISGKVARAYSNLRQLENNRPLLTRFFKLQFFYVPVKRGHGASACPAPASQTPPLPTDSPKHPSPAELESTNDISHYLGMLDPWYERNVLGLMHLPPEVLCQQQSLKAESQPLEGSSAQLPILADMLLYYCRFAARPVLLQVYQTELTFITGEKMTEIFIHSLELGHSAAMRAIKASGPGSKRLGIDGDREAVPLTLQIIYSKLGGHSHLPWTEGEGSGHPSLLRSPKPPPHTTNVLSPKPHVLSRCHEVLGPGCAAEDGRARVQGPDAQRGRAQRPQAGMPGWVHGSCLKGARGFGGKGGPGCCELLCL, from the exons ATGCAGCCAGGGGCCACGACGTGCACGGAGGACCGCATCCAGCATGCCCTGGACCGCTGCCTGCATGGGCTCAGCCTCAGCCGCTGCTCCACCTCCTGGTCAG CTGGCCTGTGTCTCAACTGCTGGAGCCTGCAGGAGCTGGTCAGCAGGGACCCGGGCCACTTCCTCATCCTCCTGGAGCAGATCCTGCAGAAAACCCGAGAG GTCCAAGAGAAGGGCACTTATGACCTTCTCGCGCCCTTGGCCCTTCTCTTCTATTCAACTGTCCTCTGT ACACCACACTTCCCACCTGATTCGGATCTCCTTCTGAAAGCAGCCAGGACCTACCACCGCTTCCTGACCTGGCCCGTTCCCTACTGCAGCATCTCCCAGGAGCTGCTCACCTTCATCGACGCTGAGCTCAAGGCCCCGG GAATCACCTACCAGCGGCTGGTGAGGGCCGAGCAAGGCCTGCCCATTAGAAGTCACCGCAGCTCTACTGT CACCGTGCTGTTGCTGAACCCGGTGGAGGTACAGGCGGAGTTCCTTGCTGTGGCCAACAAGTTGAGCACGCCCGGGCACTCGCCCCACAGCGCCTACACCACCCTGCTCCTGCACGCCTTCCAGGCCACCTTTGGGGCCCACTGTGACCTCCCGGGGCTGCACGGCCAGCTGCAG TCCAAGAGCCTGGCCGAGCTTGAAGACATCTTCACGGAGACCGCGGAGGCCCAGGAGCTAGCTTCTGGCATCGGGGATGCAGTCGAGGCCAGGCAGTGGCTCCGGGCCAGgctgcaggcagtgggagagaaagcTGGCTTCCCCAGCGTCTTAG ATACTGCCAAACCTGGTCAGCTCCGGACCATCCCCATCCCTGTCGCCAGATGTCACACGTACAGCTGGAACCAGGACAGCTTTG ACATCCTGCAGGAAATCCTGCTCAAGGAACAGGAACTGCTACAGCCAGGGATCCTGGGGGAcgatgagcaggaggaggaggaggaagaggaggaggaggaggacttggAAACGGACGGGCATGGTGCTCAGAGGGATTCCCTGCTCTCCACCAGCTCCTCGGTCTTCCACGACTCCACCCTGTCCCTTGCCTCGTCCCAGGCCTCAGGGCCCACCCTGTCCCGCCAGCTGCTGACCTCCTTCGTCTCCGGCCTCTCGGACGCCGTGGACAGCGGTTACGTGGAGGACAGCGAGGAGAGCTGCTCCGAGCTGCCCAAGAGGCCGGGCAGCCAGGAGCGCCGCGGCCACCGCAGGCCCGGGCACAAGTTCAACCGGATCTATAAACTCTTCAAGAGCACTGGCCAGCTGGTGCTGCGGAGGGACTCCCGGGGCCTGGAGGGGGGTTCGGACTCGGGCCTGCCGCTGCGGCGGGCGGGGAGCCTCTGCAGCCCCCTGGACGGCCCGGCACCGCCCCCCGCGCGGGCCCAGCGCTCCCGCTCGCTGCCGCAGCCCAAGCTCAGTGCGCAGCTGCCCAGCTGGCTCCTGGCCCCCGCCTCGCGCCACCAGCGCCGCCGCCCCTTCCTGAGCGGGGACGAGGACCCCAAGGCGTCCACGCTCCGCGTTGTGGTCTTCGGCTCGGATCGGATTTCGGGGAAGGTGGCTCGGGCCTACAGCAACCTGCG GCAGCTGGAGAACAACCGCCCGCTCCTCACACGGTTCTTCAAGCTCCAGTTCTTCTACGTGCCCGTGAAGCGAGGCCATGGGGCCAgcgcctgccctgcccctgccagccAGACGCCCCCACTCCCCACAGACTCCCCGAAGCACCCCAGCCCTGCG GAGCTGGAGAGCACCAATGACATCTCCCACTACCTCGGCATGCTCGACCCCTGGTATGAGCGCAACGTGCTGGGCCTCATGCACCTGCCCCCCGAAGTCCTGTGCCAG cagcagTCTCTTAAAGCGGAATCCCAGCCCCTGGAGGGCTCCTCGGCCCAGCTGCCCATCCTGGCGGACATGCTGCTCTATTACTGTCGCTTCGCCGCCCGGCCGGTACTGCTGCAGGTCTACCAGACAGAG CTGACCTTCATCACGGGGGAGAAGATGACCGAGATCTTCATCCACTCCCTGGAGCTGGGTCACTCTGCCGCCATGCGTGCCATCAAGGCTTCGG GTCCTGGCAGCAAGCGTCTGGGCATTGATGGGGACCGCGAGGCCGTCCCTCTAACACTACAGATTATTTATAGCAAG CTGGGAGGCCACAGCCATCTCCCGTggacagaaggggaagggagtggaCATCCTTCTCTCCTTCGGTCTCCAAAGCCACCCCCCCACACAACGAATGTGCTCTCCCCCAAACCGCATGTACTCAGCAGATGCCATGAAGTGTTAGGGCCTGGCTGCGCAGCTGAGGATGGGAGGGCAAGAGTGCAGGGTCCAGACGCACAGCGAGGGAGAGCCCAGCGACCACAGGCCGGCATGCCTGGCTGGGTGCATGGGAGCTGTCTGAAGGGAGCGAGAGGATTTGGGGGCAAGGGTGGGCCTGGGTGCTGTGAGCTCTTGTGCCTCTGA